Proteins encoded within one genomic window of Cucumis sativus cultivar 9930 chromosome 3, Cucumber_9930_V3, whole genome shotgun sequence:
- the LOC101218789 gene encoding RNA-binding protein 2 isoform X2, giving the protein MSDAYWRYTDSQQQPPSSVPPVVGKRPRVDYDTSGLHELPNYYPRQDDRPVLQGIKSVDSINESYERYLRTSQISSYGGQSARPVGGGVPGHPMNDPPILGLGGVVSGANVNDRSTSFGGGRPNMPLPPDASNTLFVEGLPSSCTRREVAHIFRPFVGYKEVRLVNKESRSAGRDPVVLGFVDFVSPAHAATAMDALQGYKFDEFDRDSVNLRLQFARFPGARSGGGHRGKR; this is encoded by the exons ATGTCGGACGCTTATTGGAGGTATACCGACTCTCAGCAGCAGCCTCCGTCCTCGGTTCCGCCCGTCGTCGGCAAGCGCCCTCGCGTCGATTACG ATACCTCTGGTCTTCACGAGCTGCCCAACTATTATCCTCGTCAAGATGATAGGCCTGTTCTCCAAGGAATTAAAAGTGTTGACTCTATCAATGAGTCCTATGAACGTTACCTACGCACCTCG caAATTTCATCTTATGGTGGACAGTCTGCTAGACCTGTTGGTGGGGGCGTTCCTGGTCATCCGATGAATGATCCACCTATCTTGGGGCTTGGGGGGGTGGTTTCAGGGGCAAATGTTAATGATAGAAGTACGAGCTTTGGAGGTGGGAGGCCTAATATGCCCCTGCCACCTGATGCTTCTAATACACTATTTGTGGAAGGCTTGCCTTCCAGCTGTACCCGGCGTGAAGTAGCTC ACATATTTCGTCCTTTTGTTGGCTACAAAGAAGTGAGACTTGTTAACAAGGAATCCAGAAGT GCTGGAAGAGATCCAGTGGTGCTTGGTTTTGTAGATTTTGTGAGTCCTGCCCATGCAGCCACGGCCATGGATGCCTTACAAG GTTATAAATTCGATGAGTTTGACCGCGACTCGGTCAATTTAAGGTTGCAATTTGCTCGCTTTCCTGGTGCAAGGTCAGGTGGCGGGCATCGTGGAAAGCGTTGA
- the LOC101218789 gene encoding RNA-binding protein 2 isoform X1, with protein sequence MSDAYWRYTDSQQQPPSSVPPVVGKRPRVDYDTSGLHELPNYYPRQDDRPVLQGIKSVDSINESYERYLRTSQISSYGGQSARPVGGGVPGHPMNDPPILGLGGVVSGANVNDRSTSFGGGRPNMPLPPDASNTLFVEGLPSSCTRREVAHIFRPFVGYKEVRLVNKESRSAGRDPVVLGFVDFVSPAHAATAMDALQEVTIGEFVPSIYIFILACLDGKVVYSSSFCVIRDVLLFVSLPKHG encoded by the exons ATGTCGGACGCTTATTGGAGGTATACCGACTCTCAGCAGCAGCCTCCGTCCTCGGTTCCGCCCGTCGTCGGCAAGCGCCCTCGCGTCGATTACG ATACCTCTGGTCTTCACGAGCTGCCCAACTATTATCCTCGTCAAGATGATAGGCCTGTTCTCCAAGGAATTAAAAGTGTTGACTCTATCAATGAGTCCTATGAACGTTACCTACGCACCTCG caAATTTCATCTTATGGTGGACAGTCTGCTAGACCTGTTGGTGGGGGCGTTCCTGGTCATCCGATGAATGATCCACCTATCTTGGGGCTTGGGGGGGTGGTTTCAGGGGCAAATGTTAATGATAGAAGTACGAGCTTTGGAGGTGGGAGGCCTAATATGCCCCTGCCACCTGATGCTTCTAATACACTATTTGTGGAAGGCTTGCCTTCCAGCTGTACCCGGCGTGAAGTAGCTC ACATATTTCGTCCTTTTGTTGGCTACAAAGAAGTGAGACTTGTTAACAAGGAATCCAGAAGT GCTGGAAGAGATCCAGTGGTGCTTGGTTTTGTAGATTTTGTGAGTCCTGCCCATGCAGCCACGGCCATGGATGCCTTACAAG AGGTCACTATTGGAGAATTTGTGccttcaatttatatatttattttggctTGTCTTGACGGAAAAGTTGTCTACTCATCTTCCTTTTGCGTAATTCGTGATGTCCTTCTTTTCGTGTCTTTACCCAAACATGGGTAA